The proteins below come from a single Nitrospira sp. genomic window:
- a CDS encoding DUF1015 domain-containing protein — translation MAQILPFRGARYDATIAGAARDVAAPPYDIIDTAGQKALYDRNPHNVIRLELGMDQPGDGPTNNRYTRAGATLSQWMQSGALKRDPQPTIYYHTIEYVPPGADPKGPRKTLRGFIATFKLEEFGTGAIYPHENTRAAAKTDRLNLMEACRANFSPIWSLYSDPQDTILSALAQAAKSTAPCVEFRDDVGFEQRLWAISDPAITQKVVTTMASKPIFIADGHHRYETALNYQKLRRQQAGQTGNLQGLQPYDTVLMLLTPIEDPGLTVLPTHRVTTTPLPSFDQVKALFADTFDLKEYPYTSQTKATVRTEFIDAMRTQGRTTPMFGLAIKGREAYLTLALKAAHRPPASASPRTKLDVSLLQQLVVAKLCPTQQEQEAILYTKDDHEALDWAANGTGTGALLLNATKVSEVKDVATAGERMPHKSTYFFPKPLTGLVMNVME, via the coding sequence ATGGCCCAGATCCTTCCCTTTCGCGGTGCGCGCTACGATGCCACCATTGCCGGTGCGGCACGCGATGTCGCCGCGCCTCCCTATGACATCATCGACACAGCCGGCCAGAAAGCCCTCTACGACCGGAACCCGCACAATGTCATTCGCCTGGAACTGGGCATGGACCAGCCCGGCGACGGACCGACCAACAATCGTTATACCCGGGCCGGCGCCACGCTCTCGCAGTGGATGCAATCGGGCGCGCTGAAACGGGACCCACAACCGACGATTTACTACCACACCATTGAATATGTTCCGCCGGGAGCCGATCCGAAGGGCCCGAGGAAAACGCTGCGAGGCTTCATTGCCACGTTCAAGCTGGAAGAGTTCGGCACCGGAGCAATCTATCCGCACGAGAACACCCGCGCCGCCGCCAAGACCGATCGCCTGAATCTGATGGAAGCCTGCCGCGCGAATTTCAGTCCGATCTGGTCGCTCTATTCCGATCCCCAGGACACCATCCTGTCGGCCTTGGCCCAGGCGGCAAAATCGACTGCGCCCTGCGTGGAATTCCGCGACGATGTCGGGTTCGAGCAACGCCTCTGGGCCATCTCCGACCCGGCCATCACCCAGAAAGTCGTGACGACCATGGCCAGCAAGCCCATCTTCATCGCCGACGGCCACCATCGGTACGAAACGGCGTTGAATTATCAAAAGCTGCGCCGCCAGCAGGCCGGCCAAACGGGGAATCTCCAGGGCCTGCAGCCCTACGACACGGTCCTCATGCTCCTCACGCCGATCGAAGATCCGGGACTGACCGTACTGCCCACGCACCGCGTGACAACAACGCCGTTGCCGTCGTTCGATCAGGTGAAGGCGCTGTTCGCCGACACCTTCGATCTGAAGGAATATCCGTATACCAGCCAGACCAAAGCCACGGTTCGCACAGAGTTCATCGACGCGATGCGGACACAAGGGCGGACGACGCCGATGTTCGGGTTAGCGATCAAAGGCCGCGAGGCCTACCTGACCCTGGCACTCAAGGCCGCGCATCGTCCGCCGGCCAGCGCCTCTCCCCGGACCAAGCTGGATGTCTCGCTCCTGCAACAGCTGGTCGTCGCCAAGCTCTGTCCGACGCAACAGGAACAGGAAGCCATTCTCTATACGAAAGACGACCACGAAGCCCTGGATTGGGCGGCAAACGGCACCGGCACCGGGGCGTTGCTCTTGAACGCCACCAAAGTGAGCGAGGTCAAGGACGTGGCCACCGCGGGCGAGCGGATGCCGCACAAGTCCACCTACTTCTTCCCGAAACCGCTGACCGGACTGGTCATGAACGTGATGGAGTAA
- a CDS encoding sigma-54 dependent transcriptional regulator: MKAKILIVDDDADIVTVLEDRLQASGYTTVIARDGQQALDQIEQESPNLILLDLDLPKLTGIQVLKRLSQIKHVEDLPVIVMTAHGSVNAAVEAMKEGAYDFLTKPLDKDHLLIVIRKALERDSLKRQVAYLRSEVDGRYANIIGASPTVRTVVEAAQRAARSDASVLLLGESGTGKELFARSIHQWSHRHAMPLVVINCVALTETLLENELFGHERGAFTGADRLQKGKLEMADGGTVFLDEIGDMPLPLQAKLLRVLQDREFQRVGGTRTVSVNIRIIAATNKDLRQAVKTGQFREDLYFRLNVITLTLPPLRERRGDIPALAQFFLERHAREAKRPGATLSSSSIEALTRYPWPGNIRELDNVIARAVVLSPTDTIEPDMIALLPEDARLCREEGPELSYLDLPYHESMDAHSRHIITRAIEKAEGSQTRAAEHLHLQRTYLARLIKQQRDRQEGRGESGGELQGN; the protein is encoded by the coding sequence ATGAAGGCTAAGATCCTCATTGTCGACGACGACGCGGACATCGTCACAGTGCTAGAGGACCGGCTGCAAGCCTCGGGCTACACGACGGTCATCGCCCGGGACGGACAACAGGCCCTGGACCAGATCGAGCAGGAATCCCCCAACCTGATCCTGCTCGATCTCGACCTGCCGAAACTGACCGGCATTCAAGTCCTCAAGCGGCTCTCTCAGATCAAACACGTCGAAGACCTGCCCGTCATCGTCATGACTGCGCACGGATCGGTGAACGCCGCCGTCGAGGCCATGAAAGAAGGAGCCTACGACTTTCTCACCAAGCCGCTCGACAAAGACCACCTCCTCATCGTCATCCGCAAAGCCCTTGAGCGCGACTCGCTCAAGCGGCAAGTCGCCTACCTGCGCTCGGAAGTCGACGGCCGCTATGCCAACATCATCGGCGCCAGCCCGACCGTCCGCACGGTCGTCGAAGCCGCGCAACGGGCCGCACGCTCCGACGCCAGCGTTCTACTGCTCGGGGAAAGCGGCACCGGCAAGGAACTCTTCGCCCGCTCCATCCATCAATGGAGCCATCGGCACGCCATGCCGCTGGTAGTGATCAACTGCGTCGCCTTGACAGAGACTCTGCTGGAAAATGAACTCTTCGGCCACGAGCGCGGGGCCTTTACCGGCGCCGACCGGCTGCAGAAGGGCAAGCTGGAAATGGCGGACGGTGGGACGGTCTTTCTCGATGAAATCGGAGACATGCCGCTGCCGCTCCAGGCAAAACTCTTACGCGTCTTGCAGGACCGCGAATTTCAGCGCGTGGGCGGCACCCGAACGGTCTCCGTCAATATCCGGATCATCGCCGCGACCAATAAGGACCTGCGACAAGCGGTCAAGACCGGGCAGTTCCGCGAGGATCTCTACTTCCGCCTCAACGTCATCACCCTCACCCTGCCGCCGTTGAGGGAACGCCGCGGGGACATACCCGCGCTGGCGCAATTCTTCCTCGAACGGCATGCCCGGGAAGCCAAACGCCCGGGGGCGACGCTCAGTTCCTCCTCGATAGAGGCCCTCACCCGGTATCCCTGGCCGGGGAATATTCGTGAATTGGACAATGTCATTGCCCGGGCAGTCGTACTCAGCCCGACCGATACGATTGAACCGGACATGATCGCGTTGCTTCCTGAAGATGCCCGTCTCTGTAGGGAGGAAGGACCGGAGCTTTCGTACCTCGATCTGCCCTATCACGAGTCGATGGACGCGCACAGCCGCCACATCATTACGCGAGCGATTGAAAAGGCCGAGGGGAGTCAGACGCGCGCAGCCGAACATCTGCACTTGCAGCGCACCTATCTGGCGCGGCTGATTAAGCAGCAACGTGACCGGCAGGAAGGACGAGGGGAGAGCGGTGGAGAGCTACAGGGAAACTAG
- a CDS encoding polyprenyl synthetase family protein produces the protein MADVWEAYRAELDGVEHQVRQNLDSSVTLVNTVAAHILNSGGKRVRPLLLLLSARLCGYTGREHYQLGSLIEFIHTATLLHDDVVDEADIRRGRRTARKVWGNQISILVGDYLYSKAMAQIVEFRSHGMNEVLAEACTKMAEGEVLQLYYNGNPSMPESDYIKIVEHKTAGLIAAACRMGAILAEASEEKQSALFRFGQYLGIAFQVADDTLDYNADGERLGKTLGQDLRQGKATLPLLHLLDHCSEPDRTMIKDRMETRTLSREDLERILGLMQDAGSLAYAMERAKTYIAAAQHELEAFEDSSARRALAVAADYMITRDR, from the coding sequence ATGGCAGACGTCTGGGAGGCGTATCGCGCCGAACTCGACGGCGTCGAACATCAGGTTCGCCAGAACCTCGACTCCAGCGTCACCCTCGTCAATACCGTCGCCGCCCACATCCTCAACAGCGGGGGCAAACGCGTCCGTCCGCTTCTTCTTTTGCTATCAGCCCGTCTCTGCGGCTATACCGGTCGCGAGCATTATCAGCTCGGCAGCCTGATTGAATTTATTCATACGGCCACGCTGCTGCATGACGACGTGGTGGACGAAGCCGACATCCGCCGGGGCCGCCGCACCGCCAGAAAAGTCTGGGGCAACCAAATCAGCATCCTTGTCGGCGACTACCTCTATTCAAAAGCCATGGCGCAGATCGTGGAGTTTCGCAGCCACGGCATGAATGAGGTCCTCGCCGAAGCCTGCACCAAAATGGCGGAGGGGGAAGTCCTTCAGCTCTATTACAACGGCAATCCCTCAATGCCGGAGTCCGATTACATCAAGATCGTCGAACACAAGACCGCGGGCCTGATCGCCGCCGCCTGCCGCATGGGCGCCATCCTTGCCGAGGCCTCAGAAGAAAAGCAGTCCGCGCTCTTCCGCTTCGGCCAGTATCTGGGCATCGCCTTCCAGGTCGCCGACGACACGCTCGATTACAATGCCGACGGCGAACGATTAGGGAAGACCCTCGGCCAAGACTTGCGACAGGGCAAAGCGACGCTGCCCCTGCTCCATCTGCTCGACCATTGCAGCGAACCGGACCGCACCATGATCAAGGACCGGATGGAAACCCGCACTCTGAGCCGTGAAGATCTTGAGCGGATCCTGGGCTTGATGCAGGATGCCGGATCGCTGGCCTACGCGATGGAACGGGCGAAAACCTATATCGCCGCCGCGCAACACGAACTTGAAGCCTTTGAGGACTCGTCGGCACGCCGGGCTCTGGCCGTCGCCGCTGACTACATGATTACCCGCGATCGGTAA